GTGATTGAACTAAAGATATTTGAAGCAATGAAAAGAGACGCATTATCCAAGATTTTATTCAGAACACTTGATGCACTAAAGAGGGAGGTGATGGGATGCAGGTTTGGTAAAAATAATGTCCTTAATGAAACAATGGGAAAAAAGGCATTACACAAAACCTTGTCTCGATTTATAGAAAAGATTGATGTTGTGAAGAGGAATGTGACAGGAAGTAGTTTTGGTACAAATGAACTTCAAGGCTATGGTGATCCTATAAATGAGGAACTGCAAACGCGTGATTCCTTGCTTGGTCATTCATCTAGAGAAGTTGCAAATCTGAATCTAGAAAATGTTGTTGTAGGTCTTGAGGACGATTTGTTGAAAATTAAGAGAAGATTAACCGGGGCCCCTTCAACCCGAGAAATTGTGTCTATTTTGGGAATGGGTGGTATCGGCAAGACGACACTTGCTAAAAAAGCATACGATGATCCTGAAATCAGGCATCGTTTTGACATCCATATTTGGGTGACAGTATCTCAAGAATATCGGGTTAGAGTTTTGTTGTTGggtgttgtttcttttctttctcagcTGACAAATAAGATAAAAACATCGACTGATGATGATTTGATGGAAGCGATATACAAAAAGTTAAAGGGTCGGAGGTATCTTGTTGTCATGGATGATATCTGGAGTAGTGAAGTCTGGGAACTTATGACAAGAATTTTTCCAGACGACAACTGTGGGAGTCGAATTATTTTGACTAGTAGGCTTAAAGATCTCGCAATGCAAGCTGACCCTAACAGCACTCCTCATGAGATGAAACTCTTCAATTCAGATGAAAGTTGGAAGTTACTTCATGAAAAGGTGTTTGGGGTTGAACAGTTTTGTCCTCCTGAATTAGAGGCTCTCGGGAGGCAAGTAGCACAAAAATGCCAAGGACTACCTTTAGCTATTCTAGTGGTTGCAGGGCATCTCTCTAAAATTGCTAGAACACAAGAAAGTTGGATAGAAGTTGCCAAAAGTGTAAGTAAGGTTGTTTCTAATGAATCAGATTTATGTCTAGGAGTGCTTGCTATGAGTTACAATTACTTACCTAATCATCTTAAACCGTGTTTCCTTTATATGGGAGTTTTCCGAGAAGATAGTGAGGTTAACATTGAGACATTGATCAACTTATGGGTTTCTGAGGGTTTTCTATTGGAAAAATTTGTGGGAAAAGATTGTTTGGAGGATCTTGTTAGTAGGAATCTGATAATGGTTAGAAAGCGGAGATTTAATGGTGAGGGGAAAACCTGTGGTGTCCATGATCTGATTCGTGACTTGATTTTAAGAGAAGCTGAGAAGGAGAAGTTCCTGCAGGTTACTCCTTCGGCAAGGAAGCTTCGTGTTCGTCGCTACAGTCTCCATTCATATGCTTATGGCGCTGCTTTCCGGGACTCATCATTCACTCGAACAGTGCACTTCTTCCATGGATTAAGTCGATTTCCTCTTTTGGAGCGCTTCAAACTGCTAAGAGTGTTGGCAATCCATAATTGTTGCTTTCAAGATTTTCCAGTTGTGATAACAAATTTAGTACATCTCAGATACCTTGAATTATACTGTGAAGATAATATTCACAGGTTAGTGTCTGAGCTTTATAATCTGCAGACCTTGATTTTTCATCACCAACGATTATACACGTCAAGAGTACCTGAGACAATTTGGCAAATAGAACATTTAAGGCATCTTCACGTGACTGGCTTCTTTTCTTTCCCTATTACGTCAAGAGAGGTAAAGCCTGGTTTCAAGCTACAAAATCTGGAGCGACTTTCTTGTTTATGTTTGTCCAGCTGTACTTCTGAATTGTTTTCTGCTATTCCAAATCTTAAGAGGCTGAAAGTTCACGGAGATTGGGAGGAATGCGAGGGAAGGAAGATGTCCCAGTACCTAAATAGTCTTTCCTGCTTAAAAGAACTTGAAATGTTTAAGCTCAATGGCGACGGACTACAACTTCCCCGGATCCCAAGTATTTTCGCTTTGCCTATATGTCTGAAGAGGTTGACTTTAAGTTATACTAGTTTACCATGGGAAGACATGGCAAACATTGTAGTGTTGCCAAACCTCCAAGAGCTTAAGATTAAATACAATGGATTTGATGGTGATGTATggaaattaaatgatgaagagGCTTTCAATCAACTTAAGTTCCTCCTAATCAGCACAATAAATCTGAAGCACTGGGAAGCTAGCAGTGTTAACTTCCCAAGGCTGGAACGCCTAGTTCTGAAAAGATGCTACTACCTGGAGGAAATCCCTCAAGACTTGGGGGAAATTTGTACCTTGGCGTCAATAGAGTTGCATGAATGCAGTATTTCCGCTGCAAAATCTGTGAATGAAATTCAAGAAGAGCAAGCGAGCATGGGAAATAATTGCCTTAGTGTCATCACTGATAATTGTCGGTAAGACTCGAACAGTCTCAAATTATTGCTCGGAAATCAGTTTAAATTtcgttctttattttatgtgctccatttcttctcttcttttacaTTGCCTCTTGAAATATATTTATAATGTACGAAGTGATGATATAgttaaaaaatttaaagaataTAGTCAAAGAAGTCCGCAACCCACTTATTACATTATGTTTTCTTGTGTTGCCTTAGACATCATTGATCTGGTTCAAGAATCCTGATGAGTTCCTTTTCCTTGCTGCAGCTGGGATTGAATGTCAATTTGAAGAAAGCTGCTCGCGCTTGTCAAGAGAAAATGGTGTGCGTGTTATGACTCTAGCAGTGGTAAGCAAGAGTAGATCACTTGTAACTTGTTCATTAGCAACTGGAGTCTCTTTTCAGTTCCTTATAATGATTAAAGGACCTAACATTCACCTGGGTCGAATTGATTgttattttctttatatatatttttaattttcttgcaGGCTAAACATTAATGACTGGATGATTTGCTCTGTTATAATTCtcaatatacaacaacaacaataacgacccagtataatcccacaagtggggtctgggaagggtaatatgtacgcagacctacccctaccccgaagggtagagaggctgtttccaggagaccctcggctcaatatGAGTTCATATATATTAGATGCTTCTGTACTCTGCTCTGCAGTCTTGAAGAGTTCCTTTTTTCTTTGTTGAAGAGTCCATGTCATATGTTAGTCCTATTATACATTCAATATGCTTTGATACTACTGAATTAACAAAAAGCAAGAGATAGGACTTTTAAGGTCGAAACACAGACTGCTTTCTTGTGGTTAAGTTCATCTTGAAAGAAAGCCTTAAAGATCTAACACTTCAAAGAACTTATTGAGAAGTACCACAGGAGAAGTCAAAACATTTCCTAAGAGATAGCTTGTGTTCCTTTTTAATTTCTAGCTAATGAAGgacacaaaaatgaagaaaggtgTAAGAAGTTTGAATCGAGGAACTagctatttcttcttcttcttttttttcctttttctacgTACCAAAAAAAATccaagaaatagaagaagaatcctaaattttctaatttttatttctCAAGTGAATCGTGATCCGTGTACTATGTTTATTCATGAAATTGATGATCTCTTAGTTGCACTAGCAGAGCATAAATTTCCCCTTATAGAGGGTGGGAAAAACTCCAGTTTGATGTTTATTCTTTCATGGTTTTTGTCGGTGTAAAACATGCGCAAACACCCTTCCCTTTGTAGCTCAGATTTTATTAGTCTTCCCACTGGCATATAATTCTTGTGCAGAAAACCTCAAGAAATCTAAGCCAAGATGCAGTGTGTTATTCAGTGTGAAGTAGCCTATTCTTAATACTGGGAACAAAGTACCTCCACTTGCTTAGTGTCGTTGAAGACGGAACATAAATTGTACCACTAATGACACATCCAAAGATGCAGTGAATTATATTTGTAAGAATATTGACATAATATAACCCAAGATCAAACATGATATTAGGACACAAAATATCAGGTATTTTAGAAGGCCTTTTGATATGGGAAAATGGGAAGAACATTATTCTTTACAAGTTGTACAAGAAACTAAGTAATCAGCGCAGGAATACAAGCATCTTCAAATTAATTTCTTTATCACGTTCTACCAGCTTGTGTCCCGTATGACGGTAACTGTTGAAAAGGTTCTTGATGTTTGGCGCAAATGTGTATTTTTTATATGAATTACCACTCGATTTGAATGGTTTAACTGCTACAAACATTCGTCTCGGCCTAATGAGTGAATTTAGATGTTTAGGAAGCAATTGGAGCAGAAGGAAGCAAAATGGATTGAATTTAGATCAGAATTGAGGAGTTGGAGAATATTGCATAGGCTTGCTGCAGGACTTGCGCCGCAAGCCTATAGCGGCTCTACACTTGGACAATTTGAAGATGGTGCAAAACAATTCCAGAATGCCATATTTTAAGTGCCTGTGCTGTAGGCCAAACGTGAGTCATGAAGGAACTTGTTCCAGGAGTTAAACGCTGGTGAAGAAGGGGTTTGCTCCAGGACTTACCACACGGGTCAAACACGGGTATGCCTATTTTCGGGCAATTTCAGTTGCAGGCTATTATTGTCCAAACGATTTCTCATGCCATATCAAAGGTTTCTACCTTAACATCTCGACTTGGAAAAGAAGGGAACGCTATCGTTGAAGCACGGGCAACCTCGGAAGAGCCTTGAGTATTTTTCAAATTTCTCTTATTTTCTGTGATTATGAATGTTGCTTTGACTATAGTTATTATATTTTTGAGTATGTTGGGCTAAACTACCCGAAATACACTCTTAACATGTTGTGATATTGTCTGCTTTGGGTCAAGCCCACACGGTTTTCCCTAAAAGGCTTCACCTACACCTTAAATGTAGGCTCTCAATCTTTTGggcaaccaatgtgggactttgttcGCACACCCAACAATCTCCCCCTCGAACTAAGTTCCACGTGGCTCACTATCATGATTCACGGGTCTCCCATTCGAACTAAGTTCCATGTGGTCCATTGGCACGATCCACGGGTCAATTTTCGAGATTTATTGTCTGCCACCCACATCGTTAAGGTATTATAGCAACCGAAGCCCGCAACTAGCTTGTTCTTATGTGTGCATTGCCCCGCACCATTACTTTGCCATATCCATACTCGTCCCACCGAACATGGGCTCTAATGCCAGTTGTTGGGCTAAATTAGCCTAAATACACTCTTAACATGGTGTGATATTGTCCGTTTTCGGCCAAGCCCACCCGGTTTTCTCCGAAAGGCCTCACACCATTAAGAAATCACTACAACTTATATGTAGGCTCCCAATCTTTTAGGCTACCAATGTGACTTTGTTTGCACAGAGTAatactatgagtagctaaacttctCATCTAGGATATTGGTGGAAACAATTGTTGGGTGAATTGTGACCGTGCTTATGTATAATTGAgccatttttttatttatttgttcaactatgttttgcTTGTGGTTAATTGAAGAGCCCTTAATTAACTGTGTCGTTATATCTTGTTGTTGAACAGTGCCGCTTCTGAGTAGTTAAGAGATTAATTGATTGGATTTAAAAGTGAAAATCAGGTAGAAAAGTAAGAATACCAGAGCAGACGACTTATCCATGGATGATGAAGCAAGTGGATGGATATGGAGAAGGTGGCACTGTTTTTTGAATGGACAAGTAACAAGTATGCACTCGCGAGTAACAGCACTGATCACTATTTTACTTGCACTCAGAACATACATGGAAATGCAGGACAAGAAAGGGGACAGTTGAATGGGCTAAGTTTTGGTTTGTAAGGTTGCTTGATTTCTCCTTTGCAAGGACTTTATTGACCAAAATATTGAGCCTAGCAATATTCCACCTAGAATAACGTTGGTCCTATGTATATCTTGTGGCTCTGTTAATAGGTGAATTtggaacacacacacacacacatatatatatatatatatatatatggcagcAGGTCAAGGTATATAAAAATGGTACTGAATGGAGGCAAAACAGAACATTATTCTTGATAAGTTGTACAAGAAATTATGATTCATAACTAAGTAATTCACGTTAATCAGCCCAAGAATATATTCAGATTTAATTTTTTTGCCACATTCTACCAGCTTTTCATGTCACCTATGACTGTTACTGTTGAAAAGGTTCTGAAAAAAGAAAATACATGAAAAATTAATAGTGACTACCTTTTAccattcccaaaaaaaaaaaaaaaaggagcaaAATATTTAGCAGATTTGGAGAGGCAAATCAAAGCTCATTTCGGATAGCCTTTTCGCTTACATGCTTGATAATTCAGAAGAAATCCAGTGCAAATAGTCCAGAACAAAGGGTGAACAACCTAAAGTTGTCTATAAGAATTGTAGAATGCCAATATTTCGTAATAACTCCCTAAGATTAAAAGAAAGAGGGAAAAGGccaaccaactgtaagataagaTTTATGACAGTCAACAACGCTGCACATTATGTGCTGATAGGATAGCTTATGGTAATTACAATTTTCAAGTGCAAGGATCATCACAATCCAATAAAACAAATGACACTAACTATAATTTCCATGTAGACGCCGCAGATGCTATAGGACCGAAGCTTCTgcagccttatttggatttagaTGGTGTCACTCCAATGGGTATTGATAGAATTGTTCTGGAGTGTCACTCTCTTTTGATTATTGATATGTTGAAAGAATCCCGGGCACTTGGAGGACACTATCAGGGACTAAACCAACAACAGACCATTATGATCTTTCAGTTAGGCGTGTTGTATGGTCAGTGACAAAGCCAGGAATTTTACAAAGGATATTCAAAGATTTAATATAtatctaaaaaaataatttttgaccTATAAACCTAATATAATTCTTTGTAATAGCCTTATTTTTCTAGTACAAGGCAAGGGTCAATGCCTGATACTACGCTTTATTTGGAGCAACGATAAAGTTGTCtctgtgtgacctataggtcatgtGTTTGTGCGGTGGAAACAGTCATTAATGCTTGTATTAGGGTAGGCTGTCTACATCACGTTGCGGCTGTTTCTCGTACCCTGCGTGAATGCAGGATGCTTTGCGCACTGGGTTGCCCTTTTACTACGCTCTATTACTTACCTACTAGTAGAATCGCAAAGTAAATTCTCCCTACTGTAACAGAGTGTGCATTATCCATGCAAGCCTATTCTTCATCTTGAAAATGATTCTTGAATTACGTAAATCCTTCTGCTGCAGTTTGTATCCTTTCACAAATGTCTTAAAAGTAATAACAGCGTTtgcaaaaaattcaaaataaggcCTTTTCTATATCTCCAGGCTCCAGCACGGAAAATAAACTCATTAGACCCCACGCCACATATACATGAAAAAACATGAACAATTCTCCAAGTTTGTTCTATTTATAGATAATGAGTGGTACTTTCAAAACCTAACTCTAAATAGGAATAAAAATCGAATTCAATTCCAACTAGGAATgaaaaccaaaagagaataggattaaGTCATTGGGTCTTTGGCCGGACAACATGGGCGTGGGTCCAACAATGGCTTTGATGGTTTTGGAAGAAACTAAGATGAAGCTGAATTAGAAGTGTGAAGGAGAGGAGAAAGTAGTGAAATATCATGGAGCTACTCCTGATACAGGATTATATTTCATGGCTTAGTGTGTCATTTGCTTGAATCATTCCCCACATTTTATAGAaggaaaatttaattttttttatttttattttttctttttggttgcaTTAAAGCTGTATTttttacccaaaaaaaaaagttCTTGTTTACTGTTTGTTGCATTTATAAATTACCAATTATTTGAATGTGGCGCTGATGATTGTAAAGCTATATGTACTTAGTATATAAGTGTTAGATCGtcaaaagtcccacatcggtgggtgataATTTGGATTTGGAAATTTtttcctataaaaggaggcctaatgtttaggatttatacACACTTCTTATTtgtcttcttatcttcttaaggtatttgtatcttctctttttattattatttcacttgtattttggagtggaataaaatattggttgtgttcgaggaagtaggcaaaattggccgaacctcgtaaattctggtgttctttTTTTCAATGGCAAGATtcagcccttgttgaaaaaggacatctagaacctcgccttgccacatcccaaaatgtcatgacccgtcaaaaatttctaccgcaaatttcgcatttgacacaattctttcATAAGCGAaaatgccaatgatgacgtattgttgacacttgatgtagattcttcttgtttattgtctcccatctttgacacaaatattatttaatagctgacgacacaaatcaagattatttcctttctggtgtggaagatcagactaagctgcaaccacagagcatactcagacagaaccttgactcagttaccaagataaatcttttctgatgtggaagatcagactatgctgcaaccacagagcatacttagacagtaccttggctctgataccaattgttgcggaagccaaatgtatatagtgtgaataagtcacaactactataccaaaaattatgacagccaccaaataataaataagacaataaagcaacaataaaaagaacaccagaatttacgaggttcggccaattttgcctacttcctcggacacaactaatattttattccactccaaaatacaagtgaattcatactacagagaatcctgctgatgtGGTGACTGcagtcaagtttcaacattgtttggatttgatcgacattgttgaacactgaagattgaagatgaagacacaaccaaaatttgttattgagagaaagttgaagatgtgaaattttgccaaggtggagatttgttgattgTCAAAAACCCCACATCGGTGGGTGACAATTTGGGTTTGggaatttttccctataaaaggaggcctaatatttaggatttatacacacctctcatttgtcttcttatcttcttaaggcatttgtatcttctctctttagtattatttcacttgtattttggagtggaataaaatattggttgtgtctgagaaagtaggcaaaattggtcgaacctcgtaaattctggtgttctttttgttgttgctttattgtcttatttattatttggtggctgtcataatttttggtatagtagttgtgacttattcacactatatacatttgctTCCGCAACAATAAGAACATTAATTGAACGCAATATCACATATATTTAATGCATGTATTAGGGTAGGTTGTGCCTACATATCCCACTATTTAAAGTGCAACCCTTCCCTGAATACTGTATGAACACCCGAATACATTGTGCATTGGGCTGCCCTTTGGAAGCTGAACTCAAGCTTTTTGCCTATATTATACTAACTATAATTGAAAGTCACAAAAGTAGTTGATCATATGTTCAATCTCGCTGTCAATATTGGATGTATTAGATCTGTTTTTGTTTCATGTATACTCGCGGTGCAAATTAAGAAGGTGCACCATTAGTTTGACGATTTGTTTTGTATTTGTACTATGATTTAGATAATTATCCTCTGTTAAACTTTAGGTTGAGCTTCGTCACGATCAAAGGTAAATCTAGACAATTACTTGCTAACGATAAATATGTGAATGACCGTGAAGTATAATGGAGGGTAAAGTACGATATTTCATATAGTATAATAGATATATGGAGTATTTTTTACCCCTTCCTCATGAATCTATTAAGTTGCAAAATATTGGAAAGGTAAGAGAATAAATCTGTTTATAACTGCTAGAACAAAACTAGCTATTTCGGTatccctttcctttttctttatctcCTAGTTTCTatgtttacttcttttttttggtGGGAAAAATAAACTTGCATTAAACATAATTAAAGTAGCTACAGGGAGGTGGATGCAGAGGCATCCATATCATAGTTGTTTGATATCCAGGAAACAGCAGTAGAAATATTAGCTGCCCTATGGTGAGCATCTATTACAAAAGGGCTATTTGAAGCAGCCATGCTCATGTTAGCGCTGTCGTTATGGCAGAAAGCCTGGTTCACGTCAGCCAGTTGTTGCACTACGCATTGTTTCTTCCTTATACGAGGGACTCCAGTTTTGTCCTTCTGTAAAAAAGTTCTAACAAAATCCGGTGGTTCTTCAAAAAACAATGGTTTATCTGCTGTTGGTAGAGTGCATCCAGCTTTAGCTAAACCATTAGCCATCTCGTTGCCCTCCCTGTAGGTGTGCTCCACTATTGCATTATGCAATTGGCCAGGAGGTACCTGCGGTCGGTGATCAAGTTAGCATAATGCATATTATCACAATGTGACATATGTAATACCTGCACGACATCAATGTTAATTTCTAGGGGAACCAAACTGCGTTTATGTGCAAATTCCAGTCCAAAGTATAGCGCCTGAAATTCTGCTTGGATGGTGTTGGCATTATCCAAGTTACCAGCAAACCCTATTATTCAGCGTCCCTGGCAGTCACGTATGACCCCTCCCATACCAGCTTTGCGAGTCGATGATGACATAGCCCCATCCGTATTTAGTTTATAAAAATTGGGCTTAGGGGGTATCCATCTAATATGCTGCACTACATAATTCTTTTTTAGGAAGAATTTAGCAGCCAAGTAGGTGAATTCTAACGCACTATTTGTGATTTGCCTAAGTGAAAGTCTCTTTGTCACATTATTAAATAGGTTATTGTTGCGAGTTATCCAAATATGCCATAAGGTGTATGAAGTAAAGGTTTTTGCATTAATAAGGTGAGGCATTGGGATTATATTTTTGGTGACTAGTTTACCTATCCATTGATTTGGGTGGGAATTTGGAAGTATGGAGTTAGTAATGCGAGTCATGCCCAGTTGGTGCCATATGTGGACTATGTGTGGACAATGTAGAAAGATTTCTATGTTTACTTCATCAACTTTTAATGAACACTATGCACTCACAAAATGTGTGCTCTGATAAAAACTCAAACCTTATGTATTTAAGTTGTTGAATGGGTAGTTAACTCACAGAAAATATGCTTACTAATTTGACTATAAAGAATCACATACCTATAAAAAGAAACAATTCATATGGTTCTACGCACCCTATTTCTTGTTTATAAAGGATAAAAAGAAAGATAAAGGTCAAATTTTCCCCTTTTAATTTCTCAAGATGGTGGAATTGTTTCTTGCAGCATTACTAAATTAAACCACACCCAGTTCTGCATCCCATCATGAGAGGTTAGTTATAAAAGTTATTCCTTATGATTCAGTCAACTCGCCTTTCTACGACCCAAAACTGACACTTGAAGATCGTGGCAAAAGAATGGATCAAATATCAGATGTGTTTTTCATTTCACAACAAAATTATACTGGATTTTCGTATTGTATCTAGGGGTGGCCAAATTAATCTAACCCGCCCAGAGATTAATGGGTTGGATTATAAAGATTTTAGCTCATTAGTCAATTTGGGCTGAGCCCAAGTTAACTCATCATATTTTATAGCACATTCTAACTCATTAAGCAGCCCAAATACAACCCATaaaactcacccaaaacaaaaGATATCTCAATCCAACTTATATAGAAACTTATTTAGTTACtccaattttcctttttttttgtattgtcaattttatgttcttttgtttttctgcaccatCCACCCACCCCTACCCCCTAccctcaaatttttttttttgtattttcaatttttttttttttttggattatagtAGAATCTCTATCACAAACTCATAAAACCAAAATTCTGGATTCGCTTTTGAAAA
The Nicotiana sylvestris chromosome 11, ASM39365v2, whole genome shotgun sequence DNA segment above includes these coding regions:
- the LOC104234399 gene encoding putative late blight resistance protein homolog R1A-10, whose protein sequence is MAYVAVISLIQTLEQLVQRKPNLVSDETRTLMASLLDSLEYFQDFLENTSKGSKDCGKVEELEREIRKAVEEAEDVIELKIFEAMKRDALSKILFRTLDALKREVMGCRFGKNNVLNETMGKKALHKTLSRFIEKIDVVKRNVTGSSFGTNELQGYGDPINEELQTRDSLLGHSSREVANLNLENVVVGLEDDLLKIKRRLTGAPSTREIVSILGMGGIGKTTLAKKAYDDPEIRHRFDIHIWVTVSQEYRVRVLLLGVVSFLSQLTNKIKTSTDDDLMEAIYKKLKGRRYLVVMDDIWSSEVWELMTRIFPDDNCGSRIILTSRLKDLAMQADPNSTPHEMKLFNSDESWKLLHEKVFGVEQFCPPELEALGRQVAQKCQGLPLAILVVAGHLSKIARTQESWIEVAKSVSKVVSNESDLCLGVLAMSYNYLPNHLKPCFLYMGVFREDSEVNIETLINLWVSEGFLLEKFVGKDCLEDLVSRNLIMVRKRRFNGEGKTCGVHDLIRDLILREAEKEKFLQVTPSARKLRVRRYSLHSYAYGAAFRDSSFTRTVHFFHGLSRFPLLERFKLLRVLAIHNCCFQDFPVVITNLVHLRYLELYCEDNIHRLVSELYNLQTLIFHHQRLYTSRVPETIWQIEHLRHLHVTGFFSFPITSREVKPGFKLQNLERLSCLCLSSCTSELFSAIPNLKRLKVHGDWEECEGRKMSQYLNSLSCLKELEMFKLNGDGLQLPRIPSIFALPICLKRLTLSYTSLPWEDMANIVVLPNLQELKIKYNGFDGDVWKLNDEEAFNQLKFLLISTINLKHWEASSVNFPRLERLVLKRCYYLEEIPQDLGEICTLASIELHECSISAAKSVNEIQEEQASMGNNCLSVITDNCRWD